The Paracoccus sp. MC1862 genome includes a window with the following:
- a CDS encoding HIT domain-containing protein — MSYDDSNIFARILRGEIPNDTIAENDHALAFRDIRPQAPVHVLVIPKGSYVSYDDFAANASDAEIVGFHRLVAQVAKSEGLSLAEGSEGFRAITNAGPHGVQEVPHFHLHLLGGRPLGRMLQAG; from the coding sequence ATGAGCTATGACGACAGCAACATCTTCGCCCGCATCCTGCGCGGCGAGATCCCGAATGACACCATTGCGGAAAACGACCACGCGCTGGCCTTCCGCGACATCCGCCCGCAGGCGCCGGTCCATGTGCTGGTGATCCCCAAGGGGTCCTATGTCAGCTATGACGACTTCGCCGCCAATGCCTCGGACGCCGAGATCGTGGGCTTCCACCGGCTGGTGGCGCAGGTCGCGAAGTCCGAGGGTCTGTCGCTGGCCGAGGGCAGCGAGGGCTTCCGCGCGATCACCAACGCCGGTCCCCATGGCGTGCAGGAGGTGCCGCATTTCCACCTGCACCTGCTGGGTGGACGCCCGCTGGGGCGGATGCTTCAGGCGGGCTGA